A genomic region of Sulfobacillus acidophilus DSM 10332 contains the following coding sequences:
- a CDS encoding major facilitator superfamily MFS_1 (PFAM: Bacterial protein of unknown function (DUF894)~InterPro IPR011701~KEGG: cai:Caci_4138 major facilitator superfamily MFS_1~PFAM: Major facilitator superfamily MFS-1~SPTR: Major facilitator superfamily MFS_1), which produces MNTRLPLAWSSGALANPSFRWFYLGRTVSLFGSAMTPVALAFAVLAARHGQELLGYLLAAELLPNVLLVLLGGSLADRFRRDRLLVWAHVGQGCSQAAVAAVVLTGTNPYGLFPLAVLNGVLAAVTSPALRGIVPELVTPAHISQANALLNASKSAARIVGPATAGLLVATIGGGFGIAADAVTFFAAAACMAQVAIPSRPAGPVRSLVRSIKDGWQYFRRRRWIWSITGAWTVMNLIQMGAWQVLGPMIAQKSFGPAGWGLTLSVKAAGILAGSMVLLKIRFARPLRDGMAAAAGVGLPLVVLGCHLPLPVLTAAAGLAGIGSAITGVTWDTALQQGVPQDKLGQVLAFDEFGSYVGIPLGEILAVPLADRWGIYPVVTVGGVLFILVALSPLALRDVRRMTAQDIRSTMPG; this is translated from the coding sequence ATGAACACCCGGTTGCCGTTGGCCTGGTCATCCGGCGCGTTGGCCAACCCATCCTTTCGTTGGTTCTATCTTGGCCGTACGGTGTCGTTGTTCGGCAGCGCCATGACACCGGTGGCGCTGGCGTTTGCCGTGCTTGCAGCCCGCCACGGCCAAGAACTCCTCGGTTATCTTCTGGCCGCGGAGCTTTTGCCCAACGTGTTGCTGGTTCTGCTGGGAGGGAGCCTGGCCGATCGCTTTCGCCGGGATCGGCTCCTTGTCTGGGCCCATGTGGGACAAGGATGTTCCCAGGCCGCCGTCGCCGCTGTCGTGCTGACCGGCACGAACCCTTACGGTCTTTTCCCTTTGGCCGTGTTAAACGGGGTCTTGGCCGCCGTCACCTCACCCGCCCTCCGCGGCATCGTGCCGGAGCTGGTCACCCCTGCCCATATTTCCCAGGCTAATGCGCTCTTGAACGCCTCCAAAAGCGCCGCCAGGATCGTCGGTCCGGCGACCGCCGGCCTTCTGGTCGCCACCATCGGCGGCGGGTTCGGCATTGCCGCGGATGCCGTCACGTTTTTTGCCGCCGCGGCGTGTATGGCCCAAGTCGCCATTCCCTCGCGCCCGGCGGGACCGGTCCGTTCGTTGGTTCGCTCGATAAAAGACGGCTGGCAATATTTCCGACGGCGGCGGTGGATTTGGTCCATCACCGGCGCCTGGACCGTCATGAACCTGATCCAGATGGGAGCCTGGCAAGTGCTAGGCCCGATGATTGCCCAAAAATCCTTCGGACCCGCCGGCTGGGGACTCACGCTCAGCGTCAAGGCGGCCGGAATATTGGCGGGCAGCATGGTGTTACTGAAGATCCGATTTGCCCGGCCGCTCCGTGACGGCATGGCGGCTGCGGCCGGAGTCGGGCTGCCGTTGGTGGTGCTGGGCTGTCATCTCCCCTTACCCGTTCTGACGGCGGCCGCCGGTTTGGCCGGCATCGGCTCGGCTATTACCGGCGTCACCTGGGATACCGCCCTTCAGCAAGGGGTCCCCCAAGACAAGCTCGGGCAGGTTCTCGCCTTCGACGAATTCGGATCGTATGTCGGCATTCCGCTCGGGGAAATTCTGGCGGTCCCGCTGGCGGACCGCTGGGGCATTTACCCGGTGGTCACGGTCGGCGGAGTCCTCTTTATCCTCGTGGCCTTGAGCCCCCTTGCGCTTCGTGACGTGCGCCGGATGACCGCTCAAGACATTCGATCCACCATGCCCGGATAG
- a CDS encoding GCN5-related N-acetyltransferase (PFAM: Acetyltransferase (GNAT) family~COGs: COG0456 Acetyltransferase~InterPro IPR000182~KEGG: syf:Synpcc7942_0460 putative acetyltransferase~PFAM: GCN5-related N-acetyltransferase~SPTR: Putative acetyltransferase) has product MSTELRIELVPPHHPLPWRLLLMADPSRTAIKKYIDRSLLYLAFEYDMPIGALALLPQDETQAEIVNLAVDPDRQGQGVGQALIRTAIADARTRGIREIHVATGNSSLEALALYQKTGFRLARIEPDYFPAQYPEPIYEHGIWCRDRVWLVNHIDEPDQPIKPTGSGRISPVSDNPGF; this is encoded by the coding sequence ATGTCAACTGAACTCCGTATCGAATTGGTACCGCCCCATCATCCGTTGCCCTGGCGTCTTTTGCTGATGGCCGATCCGTCCCGAACGGCGATTAAAAAATATATCGATCGAAGCCTCCTCTACCTGGCCTTTGAATACGATATGCCCATTGGTGCATTGGCCCTGTTGCCCCAAGACGAAACCCAGGCGGAAATCGTCAATCTGGCGGTCGACCCGGACCGGCAAGGACAAGGCGTAGGCCAAGCCCTCATCCGCACGGCGATCGCCGATGCCCGGACGCGAGGAATTCGCGAGATTCATGTCGCGACCGGCAATTCCAGTTTGGAAGCTCTTGCCTTGTATCAAAAAACGGGTTTTCGGCTGGCGAGAATCGAGCCGGATTATTTTCCCGCCCAGTATCCCGAGCCCATCTACGAACACGGCATTTGGTGCCGGGACCGGGTATGGTTGGTCAACCATATCGACGAACCGGATCAGCCCATAAAGCCAACCGGTTCGGGTCGAATAAGTCCGGTATCAGATAACCCGGGATTTTAG
- a CDS encoding o-succinylbenzoate--CoA ligase (PFAM: AMP-binding enzyme~COGs: COG0318 Acyl-CoA synthetase (AMP-forming)/AMP-acid ligase II~InterPro IPR000873~KEGG: bts:Btus_2159 AMP-dependent synthetase and ligase~PFAM: AMP-dependent synthetase/ligase~PRIAM: o-succinylbenzoate--CoA ligase~SPTR: AMP-dependent synthetase and ligase), with product MIVPVTPLDFGRRAFKLYPDRLAVVDGPLRLTYRDLAERTYRLAHGLKAAGLRPGDRVAVLAPNTHTMLETFYGVPWAGLVLVPLNTRLTPEEYRYILTHSGSRALIADGRLWPLIAPVAEGLPLILVDGDAPPGTLAYEDWLSRQSADPIPLDVPDENGLITLNYTSGTTSRPKGVMLTHRNTFMNAVNFLLHHRMAITDRYLHTLPLFHVNGWGDAWAVTAVGAVHVMMSKVEGQAMWDLIHQEGVTALCGAPAVLNMLATTPHAPLDHPVRIATAGAPPPAALLQTLAQEGIEILHVYGLTEVSPWITVSEIRPEDHTLSPEALAAKMSCQGVEQILAGEVKVVHEDGTEVAHDGQDLGEIVNRSNVVMAGYYQDPEKTAEVIRDGWFHTGDLAVVHSDGSIQIRDRAKDIIISGGENISSVEVEDVLYRHPGVYEAAVVAVPDDKWGETPKAFIVPKPGMTVTAEELRQFCRDRLAHYKVPTSFEFVEALPRTASGKVQKYVLRKPYWEGRQSHVN from the coding sequence ATGATCGTGCCGGTAACCCCGTTGGACTTTGGTCGTCGTGCCTTTAAACTGTATCCGGACCGTCTGGCGGTGGTCGACGGACCGCTCCGCCTCACCTACCGCGATTTGGCCGAACGCACCTATCGGCTGGCCCATGGCCTCAAAGCGGCCGGCCTTCGGCCGGGAGACCGGGTGGCCGTACTGGCCCCGAATACCCATACCATGTTGGAAACCTTTTATGGCGTCCCGTGGGCAGGGCTGGTGCTGGTTCCGCTCAACACCCGCCTGACCCCGGAAGAATACCGCTATATTCTCACCCATTCGGGCAGTCGCGCCTTAATTGCGGACGGGCGGCTTTGGCCGCTCATCGCCCCGGTCGCCGAGGGGTTGCCGTTAATTTTAGTGGACGGCGATGCCCCGCCCGGCACGCTTGCTTATGAAGACTGGCTTTCTCGACAATCTGCCGATCCGATTCCGCTTGACGTACCGGACGAAAACGGGCTTATCACCCTGAATTACACCAGCGGGACCACATCCCGGCCCAAGGGCGTCATGTTGACCCATCGCAACACGTTCATGAATGCGGTCAATTTCTTGCTGCATCACCGCATGGCTATCACCGACCGGTATCTTCATACGTTACCGCTCTTTCACGTCAACGGCTGGGGGGACGCCTGGGCGGTCACGGCGGTCGGGGCGGTGCATGTCATGATGTCCAAAGTGGAAGGACAAGCCATGTGGGACTTGATCCATCAAGAAGGCGTGACAGCTCTTTGTGGAGCCCCGGCAGTCTTAAACATGCTGGCCACGACGCCGCACGCTCCGCTCGACCACCCGGTACGGATTGCCACCGCCGGCGCGCCGCCGCCCGCGGCATTACTCCAAACCTTGGCCCAAGAAGGGATCGAGATTTTGCATGTCTATGGCTTGACCGAAGTCTCCCCCTGGATTACCGTCTCGGAGATCCGGCCGGAAGACCACACATTGTCCCCGGAAGCATTAGCCGCCAAAATGAGTTGCCAAGGAGTGGAGCAGATTTTGGCCGGCGAAGTCAAAGTCGTGCATGAAGACGGCACCGAAGTGGCGCACGACGGGCAGGACTTGGGGGAAATCGTCAATCGGTCTAACGTGGTGATGGCCGGTTATTATCAGGATCCCGAAAAAACCGCCGAAGTGATTCGCGACGGCTGGTTTCACACCGGCGACCTCGCGGTGGTACATTCCGACGGCTCTATCCAAATTCGGGACCGGGCCAAAGACATTATTATCTCCGGCGGTGAGAATATTTCTTCGGTCGAGGTGGAAGACGTGCTCTATCGCCACCCGGGCGTTTATGAGGCGGCGGTCGTGGCGGTACCGGACGACAAGTGGGGGGAAACACCCAAAGCCTTTATCGTGCCAAAGCCGGGCATGACCGTGACCGCCGAAGAGCTGCGCCAATTCTGCCGCGATCGATTGGCCCATTATAAAGTGCCCACCAGCTTCGAATTCGTCGAGGCGCTGCCGCGCACCGCCAGCGGCAAAGTGCAAAAATACGTTTTGCGAAAACCGTACTGGGAAGGCCGACAAAGCCATGTCAACTGA
- a CDS encoding Enoyl-CoA hydratase/isomerase (PFAM: Enoyl-CoA hydratase/isomerase family~COGs: COG1024 Enoyl-CoA hydratase/carnithine racemase~InterPro IPR001753~KEGG: bts:Btus_0549 enoyl-CoA hydratase/isomerase~PFAM: Crotonase, core~SPTR: Enoyl-CoA hydratase/isomerase) produces MSIVVRDNRPEDRVVRVTLHHPERRNALSYAMLDALEETLRTVAEDPAFNAVIIRADGPVFSAGHDLHEILEQSVDEVWNLFEKCRTVMATIREVPQVVIAEVSGIATAAGCQLVAAADLAVAGETARFATPGVRIGYFCGSPSVQVSRNVPMKIAAELLLTGEYLSAHDAYRHGFVNRVVPDDQVEMEALRLAGQVTRWSRPVLAAGKRLLYRQREMTEDGAARYAVEFMTRQSRMPDAVEGITAFFEKRPPAWSDR; encoded by the coding sequence ATGAGTATTGTCGTCAGGGATAACCGGCCGGAGGATCGGGTGGTTCGGGTAACCCTTCACCATCCGGAACGACGAAACGCGCTGTCGTATGCCATGCTTGACGCGTTGGAGGAGACCTTACGCACCGTGGCGGAGGATCCCGCTTTCAATGCGGTCATCATTCGCGCCGACGGCCCGGTGTTTAGCGCCGGACATGATTTGCACGAGATTCTGGAACAGTCGGTGGACGAGGTGTGGAATTTATTTGAAAAATGCCGGACGGTGATGGCCACCATCCGCGAGGTACCGCAAGTCGTCATCGCCGAGGTGTCCGGAATTGCCACCGCTGCCGGATGCCAGTTGGTGGCGGCGGCCGATCTGGCGGTCGCCGGGGAGACGGCCCGCTTTGCCACGCCCGGAGTGCGCATCGGATACTTTTGCGGCAGTCCGTCGGTGCAAGTCTCCCGCAATGTGCCGATGAAAATCGCGGCGGAACTGCTCTTGACCGGCGAGTATCTCTCCGCTCACGACGCCTATCGGCATGGGTTTGTCAACCGGGTGGTACCGGACGACCAGGTCGAGATGGAAGCTCTCCGGCTGGCCGGGCAGGTGACGCGCTGGAGCCGGCCGGTATTGGCGGCCGGCAAGCGTCTCTTATACCGGCAACGGGAGATGACGGAAGACGGGGCGGCCCGGTATGCCGTGGAGTTTATGACCCGACAAAGCCGGATGCCGGACGCCGTGGAGGGCATCACCGCCTTTTTCGAAAAACGCCCGCCTGCCTGGAGTGATCGTTAG
- a CDS encoding glycosyl transferase family 2 (PFAM: Glycosyl transferase family 2~InterPro IPR001173~KEGG: tsa:AciPR4_0572 family 2 glycosyl transferase~PFAM: Glycosyl transferase, family 2~SPTR: Glycosyl transferase family 2), producing the protein MTQVGVVIPVYYGRAYLEKALASVRQQTAEAFVEILVVEDGTPEEHRAQDIANRYDARYLCLPTNQGVWVARWTGAESLGPADYLAFLDQDDWWEPTFLERTLADLEDHPTAGFAVTNARIVSPDQPDRLLYQVPPTLKLRDLKMANQIVSPSQVLLRMAAWQEVKSRLAPDPAISGADDWLLWLALLSEGFTAVYRAEPLTVYRDHPGGAHHHLTHRDQPLIDTWFPRLGFSPWDQRQVRARQRLDALVSGWRQGRKSVHALLKAVQADPLAWTAAVIWRWKMKQYKRRA; encoded by the coding sequence GTGACACAGGTTGGCGTGGTCATCCCCGTCTATTACGGACGGGCATATCTGGAAAAAGCCTTGGCAAGCGTCCGACAACAAACGGCGGAAGCGTTCGTCGAGATCCTGGTGGTAGAAGACGGCACCCCGGAAGAACATCGGGCCCAAGATATCGCCAATCGGTACGACGCGCGCTATCTCTGCCTCCCCACCAATCAAGGCGTATGGGTGGCTCGTTGGACCGGTGCCGAATCCCTCGGGCCGGCGGATTACCTGGCTTTTTTAGACCAAGACGACTGGTGGGAACCGACATTTTTGGAACGTACCCTGGCCGATCTCGAGGACCATCCCACGGCGGGATTTGCGGTGACCAACGCCCGGATTGTCTCGCCGGACCAGCCCGACCGCCTGTTATATCAGGTCCCGCCCACGTTGAAACTCCGGGACCTCAAAATGGCCAATCAAATTGTCTCCCCAAGTCAAGTACTCTTACGCATGGCAGCCTGGCAAGAGGTCAAATCGCGCTTGGCTCCCGATCCCGCGATATCCGGCGCCGACGACTGGCTCCTCTGGCTGGCGCTATTATCGGAAGGCTTTACCGCCGTCTACCGTGCGGAACCGCTAACGGTCTACCGCGACCATCCGGGAGGGGCTCATCATCACTTGACCCATCGCGATCAACCTTTGATTGACACCTGGTTTCCCCGGTTGGGCTTTAGCCCCTGGGACCAGCGACAAGTGCGGGCACGGCAACGGCTTGATGCCCTGGTCAGCGGCTGGCGCCAAGGACGCAAATCAGTCCATGCCCTCTTAAAAGCCGTTCAAGCCGATCCGTTGGCCTGGACAGCCGCCGTGATCTGGCGATGGAAGATGAAACAATATAAACGCCGGGCCTAA
- a CDS encoding CoA-binding domain protein (PFAM: CoA binding domain; Acetyltransferase (GNAT) family~COGs: COG1042 Acyl-CoA synthetase (NDP forming)~InterPro IPR000182:IPR003781~KEGG: bts:Btus_1981 CoA-binding domain protein~PFAM: CoA-binding; GCN5-related N-acetyltransferase~SPTR: CoA-binding domain protein), which produces MARVILRDGRVAELRPPNPTPEDRERLHDLFRRCSKDSLYFRFFHVVADVGEDELTRMMTIIPGHSYALVCDAGEAFLAIGNYVQSGPGIAEVAFLVDDQLHGRGLGTLLLEHMAHHAWLEGFRQFEAYVLSDNYQMLRVFRSSGFQLEQKWEDGALHLVLPLNITERQRALQALREKLATAASLHPFFHPRTVAVIGASRDPERLGHVLLQHIIAGNFQGTVYPVNPQASAVAAVHAYPRIQDVPEPVDLAVIVVPVRELEPVVNECIAAHVRAVVITTSGLSDAGEDGAQLEKTLTARLRQAGIRLMGPNCLGLLTTHPNVRLNASFAPKLPRPGRLALASHSGALGIAILDYADRMGLGISRFASLGNKPDVSGNDLLQYWEDDPDTDVIMLYLESFGNPRKFSQITRRISRTKPILVVKSARTRRTRPDVTTRSMRWDMLDAPVDALFRQSGIIRADTLEELFDVAAILTSQPLPRGRRVALVTNSAAGATIAEDALITEGLQLACPAIDLGFDALADRYARAIPDILARDDVDALMVLYVPVGLSETEAVLSAIREAVARSRQSGAPLTPVVANVLMNDPVQQRFLPAGETRIPVYPFPELAVRALARVARYAEYVRQPAGRIPDLPHLDTERARTLVTDWMHQGLPSLQGDAVTPLLEAIGIPARIEAYPANDAGWSLAVVTDKVFGPILGLQGTTPRIRLVPLTDQDASNLVSHCPDPLKPLLYELVLRVSRLVDEVPEIQSIELAHGHLKNHTLTIGQAEITLSRAT; this is translated from the coding sequence ATGGCGCGGGTCATTTTACGTGACGGCCGGGTGGCCGAATTGCGGCCCCCGAATCCCACCCCAGAGGATCGGGAGCGACTGCATGACCTCTTTCGGCGTTGTTCAAAGGACAGTCTATACTTTCGGTTTTTTCATGTCGTCGCCGATGTCGGTGAAGACGAACTTACCCGCATGATGACCATTATTCCGGGGCATTCCTACGCCTTGGTTTGTGATGCCGGCGAGGCCTTTTTGGCGATCGGCAATTACGTTCAATCGGGTCCCGGGATTGCCGAAGTCGCCTTCCTGGTCGATGACCAACTGCACGGCCGCGGCTTGGGCACCCTATTACTCGAACATATGGCTCATCACGCCTGGCTGGAAGGCTTCCGTCAGTTTGAAGCGTACGTCCTCAGCGACAACTATCAAATGCTGCGGGTATTTCGGTCCAGCGGATTCCAACTGGAACAAAAGTGGGAAGACGGGGCGCTTCATCTGGTGCTGCCGCTCAATATCACCGAACGGCAGCGCGCACTGCAGGCATTGAGAGAAAAATTAGCTACTGCCGCCTCTCTCCATCCCTTTTTTCACCCTCGCACCGTCGCCGTGATTGGAGCCTCGCGCGATCCGGAACGCCTGGGTCATGTGCTGTTGCAACACATTATTGCCGGCAACTTTCAAGGCACGGTCTATCCGGTTAACCCGCAAGCCTCGGCCGTCGCGGCCGTGCATGCGTATCCCCGAATCCAGGACGTGCCGGAACCGGTGGACTTAGCGGTCATTGTGGTGCCGGTGCGGGAATTGGAACCGGTCGTTAACGAATGTATTGCCGCCCATGTACGCGCCGTCGTCATCACCACCTCCGGATTAAGTGATGCGGGAGAGGACGGGGCCCAGTTGGAAAAAACCCTCACCGCCCGCCTCCGCCAAGCCGGTATCCGTTTGATGGGCCCTAATTGCTTGGGTCTTCTCACCACCCACCCGAATGTGCGGCTAAACGCCAGTTTTGCACCCAAGCTGCCGCGTCCGGGACGTCTTGCGCTGGCCAGCCACTCGGGAGCGCTCGGGATTGCCATTTTAGATTATGCCGATCGCATGGGTCTCGGCATCTCCCGGTTTGCCAGTCTCGGCAATAAACCCGACGTATCCGGTAATGACCTGTTACAATATTGGGAAGATGACCCGGACACCGACGTCATCATGCTCTATTTGGAATCGTTCGGTAATCCCCGGAAGTTTTCTCAAATTACGCGTCGGATTTCCCGAACGAAACCGATTTTGGTGGTCAAAAGCGCCCGCACCCGACGCACCCGACCGGATGTCACCACGCGGAGTATGCGCTGGGATATGTTGGACGCCCCGGTCGACGCCCTATTCCGCCAGTCCGGCATCATCCGCGCCGATACATTAGAAGAACTCTTTGACGTCGCAGCCATCCTCACCAGCCAACCGTTACCGCGCGGCCGCCGAGTTGCCTTGGTCACCAATAGCGCCGCCGGCGCCACCATTGCGGAAGACGCGTTGATCACCGAGGGCTTGCAATTGGCCTGTCCCGCCATCGATTTGGGCTTCGACGCCCTGGCCGACCGGTATGCCCGTGCCATCCCGGATATCCTAGCCCGAGACGATGTGGATGCGTTGATGGTCCTTTACGTTCCGGTCGGTCTATCCGAAACCGAAGCTGTCCTCTCCGCCATTCGAGAGGCCGTCGCCCGTTCGCGCCAGTCCGGGGCGCCCCTCACGCCGGTGGTGGCCAACGTGCTCATGAACGACCCGGTGCAACAACGGTTTCTTCCCGCCGGCGAGACCCGCATCCCGGTCTATCCGTTTCCCGAATTGGCAGTACGCGCCTTGGCTCGCGTCGCTCGTTATGCGGAATATGTCCGTCAACCGGCCGGCCGGATTCCGGACTTGCCTCACTTGGATACCGAACGGGCCCGTACCTTGGTGACCGATTGGATGCACCAAGGCCTGCCCTCATTACAAGGGGATGCCGTCACCCCGCTTTTAGAGGCCATCGGCATCCCCGCCCGGATCGAGGCCTATCCCGCCAATGACGCCGGTTGGTCTTTAGCCGTCGTCACCGATAAAGTCTTTGGTCCGATTTTGGGTCTTCAAGGCACGACCCCCCGTATTCGTTTAGTCCCCCTGACGGACCAGGATGCATCCAATTTAGTCTCGCATTGTCCCGACCCGCTCAAACCGCTCTTGTACGAGTTGGTGCTCCGAGTATCCCGCCTGGTCGACGAAGTCCCGGAAATTCAGAGCATCGAACTCGCCCACGGCCACCTGAAGAACCATACGTTAACGATCGGACAAGCGGAAATCACCTTGAGCCGAGCCACCTAG
- a CDS encoding Histone deacetylase (PFAM: Histone deacetylase domain~COGs: COG0123 Deacetylase including yeast histone deacetylase and acetoin utilization protein~InterPro IPR000286~KEGG: bts:Btus_0595 histone deacetylase~PFAM: Histone deacetylase superfamily~PRIAM: Histone deacetylase~SPTR: Histone deacetylase) — MPLAEFIYSDAFQGYQFSPDHPFNPHRLLVTKDLIDTVGLLSPDMIRPPRPATVEDLSRAHAGYYIDLVARISQTGVATHGIERLGLGTEDNPVFLGMHDAAGLIVGGSLTAAEAIVGGRVRHAANLAGGLHHAGHGYASGFCIYNDLVVAIRWIREMTGWRVLYFDTDAHHGDGVQEAFYQDPNVLTVSYHESGQYLFPGTGAITELGDGPGYGYSLNVPLMPSTDDDSWLETIDLLMPEVMDRFRPDIIVSQHGCDGHYWDALADLAATTRFYAEVPRRVHAWAEQYCQGRWLATGGGGYQTLKVVPRAWTLLWAEMVHQPLPADARVPESWLTRWQPPGMGPLPDRFWDSPKDFHPILDRERIHSTNRATVMALKERIPWLL, encoded by the coding sequence GTGCCGCTCGCAGAATTTATTTACAGTGACGCGTTTCAAGGATATCAATTTTCGCCCGACCATCCGTTTAATCCCCATCGTCTGTTGGTCACCAAGGATTTGATCGATACCGTAGGGCTTTTGTCCCCCGACATGATCCGGCCTCCCCGGCCGGCAACCGTAGAGGACTTGTCCCGGGCCCACGCCGGCTATTACATCGATCTCGTGGCGCGCATCAGTCAAACCGGGGTGGCGACCCACGGCATTGAACGGCTGGGGCTCGGAACCGAGGACAACCCGGTATTTTTGGGGATGCATGACGCGGCGGGTCTCATCGTCGGCGGCAGTTTGACCGCCGCCGAAGCGATAGTCGGCGGCCGGGTGCGCCATGCGGCCAATTTGGCCGGGGGCCTTCATCATGCCGGGCACGGTTATGCCTCGGGATTTTGCATCTATAACGATCTCGTGGTCGCGATTCGCTGGATCCGGGAAATGACCGGGTGGCGGGTTCTCTATTTTGATACCGATGCCCATCACGGCGACGGGGTGCAAGAAGCCTTTTATCAGGATCCGAACGTGCTCACGGTATCCTATCACGAATCCGGCCAATATTTATTTCCCGGAACCGGTGCGATTACGGAGCTCGGCGACGGACCGGGGTACGGGTATAGCCTCAACGTGCCGCTCATGCCCTCGACGGATGACGACTCGTGGTTGGAGACGATTGATCTGTTGATGCCGGAAGTGATGGACCGGTTTCGGCCCGATATCATCGTCAGTCAGCACGGGTGTGACGGCCATTATTGGGATGCGTTGGCCGACTTGGCGGCCACCACCCGCTTTTATGCCGAGGTCCCCCGGCGGGTGCATGCGTGGGCTGAACAATATTGCCAGGGACGCTGGCTGGCCACCGGCGGGGGCGGCTATCAAACCCTGAAAGTGGTCCCTCGGGCGTGGACCCTTTTGTGGGCGGAAATGGTGCATCAACCGCTTCCGGCCGATGCCCGGGTGCCCGAGTCGTGGCTTACCCGTTGGCAACCTCCGGGTATGGGACCGCTCCCGGATCGCTTCTGGGATTCGCCCAAAGATTTTCACCCCATTTTGGATCGGGAGCGGATTCACAGCACCAATCGGGCGACCGTTATGGCCCTTAAAGAGCGCATTCCCTGGCTTTTATGA